In Desulfurococcaceae archaeon MEX13E-LK6-19, the genomic window CTTATCAATTTTCTTCGAAAGCTTCTTCCAAAGCTTATAGTGTTCTTCACAAAGATAGACGTGGCCTGGCCTGCGTGGAGGTCTAGCACCATATACTGTAAGCTTGAGACCCTGTTCTTCGAGTATTTTCGCTTTCTCATAGCTAATCTCGTGAACTCCTTCTTTCTCACATCCTTCTACACTACATTGCTTAGCCATAATGCTCACCACATAGTAAAGAACCAATTATCTGAAATCTATACTCTTAGATATAATACTATTTACACACCATTAAAACTATTGATAGAAAGATGAGAGGCACGTAAGAGGATATGTTATAACCAATCTATTTTAGCCCATGGTTTCTTCTTGTTCTTTATATCTTAATCTAAGAACAGTCATTGGATCAAATATCTTGACACCACTGCTTGTCTTAATAACGATAGATCCATTTTCGGTTACATCTTCAGCAATTCCTTCAACTTCTCCAGCAACTGTTTCTACAATTACTTTTCTTCCAAGAGTATCAAGATTCTCTAAATAAGTCTTTAGTAGCTCCTCTTTATCTTCTATAATCTTCTTTAGCCTAGAAAACCATCCTATAACTGATGCAAATACCCTATTCCTAGGCTTTAATCCAACTATCTTCTTGAGAGAAATAGCTTCTTTAAGAGTAACATCATTGTTTACATTGATACCTATTCCAACATATATTATGAAGTTACTTGGAAAAGCTTCTGCTTCAATAAGTATACCTGCAATCTTCTTTCCATTAACAACAATGTCGTTGGGCCATTTTATCTTCGCGTTTATTTTATAGAGGTTA contains:
- a CDS encoding biotin--[acetyl-CoA-carboxylase] ligase; its protein translation is MLACEKLLLKLLIISKLMSSRETSFRELGWDTGLDYATVVKLIKELSKNYVLRIDGEKVYWDPADNPSTLKPWGWRLVHAPFLGSTQDAARKYGPWSIIVAEYLIQAKGRHGKTWKTGFGGLWFTVSMSLPPEQAMLLPIATPVIIARTLNNLYKINAKIKWPNDIVVNGKKIAGILIEAEAFPSNFIIYVGIGINVNNDVTLKEAISLKKIVGLKPRNRVFASVIGWFSRLKKIIEDKEELLKTYLENLDTLGRKVIVETVAGEVEGIAEDVTENGSIVIKTSSGVKIFDPMTVLRLRYKEQEETMG